One segment of Chloroflexota bacterium DNA contains the following:
- a CDS encoding VOC family protein, translating into MEAKAFSHIYLPSRNAEESIAFYTERLGFKLLRKYTMGGRLSAYCELGGVLLEVTDGAENTPDQDGRTEPRIGLQVADIAEAIAELRAAGVHVEREPWSARTFWGLQAMIKDPSGYIISLREWQEPDGPHYPDWQPVHDDVERLA; encoded by the coding sequence ATGGAAGCCAAGGCGTTCAGCCACATCTACCTGCCGTCACGGAACGCGGAGGAGTCGATTGCCTTTTACACGGAACGGCTGGGGTTCAAGCTGCTGCGGAAGTACACGATGGGCGGGCGCCTCTCGGCGTACTGCGAGCTGGGGGGCGTGCTGCTGGAGGTGACAGACGGGGCGGAGAACACGCCGGACCAGGACGGCCGCACGGAGCCGCGCATCGGGCTGCAGGTGGCCGACATTGCGGAGGCCATCGCCGAGCTGCGGGCGGCGGGGGTTCACGTGGAGCGGGAGCCGTGGAGCGCGCGGACGTTCTGGGGGCTGCAGGCGATGATCAAGGACCCGTCGGGGTACATCATTTCCCTGCGGGAGTGGCAGGAGCCGGACGGGCCGCACTACCCGGACTGGCAGCCGGTGCACGACGACGTGGAGCGGCTGGCGTAG